gacgggtacgtcgcctaccactgaaagcataattagccataaatacgaGCACCCGCGTCAAatctataatttaaatctaggtgggctggttccaccacaagaaacctaGCCAGTTGAGCTATGCTCACTTCGCTTTCTTGTTCCTTTTGGAAAGCCTATGACTAGGCGTCGCGGCCGTACGTGCTCCTGATCATACATTTAGTTGCTGATAGCTGCATTGCAGAAGAACAAGTGCAGATAATTAAGCAGATTAATTATCATGTAATCAAGCCTGGACATGTTTGATATATAGAGCCTGCTTGGCACAGCTGCAGcttcagctccacctctcctggagctagagttcagccaaacagtttcagctccatcaaaactgggagtggagtagggtggagctctctcacaaaatatactagagttatggagctgggtttagacagctccacaactccactctagactcaactcctggagctaaatttaggagttggagctataccaaacaggcccatagAAAGTGGATTACCTGGATCCCTTTGGTTTTACAGAAATTTTATgcctcctttaattaattagaatGCAAATATTATAGCATCTTTTTATAGTAATTAGTTCAATTCCtctatgaattttctttttctgataaCGAATTCATATAGCAACGGGAAAGTGTTTTCGATTAAAAAAAAGGCCGTAGTTCACATGCACTGCCAACCCGAACAGATTAGGCGTAATGTGAAATGAATGTAAACAATCACTTAGGacttgtttgaaaaaaaaaaagggtgaatTAGACCCATTTGTTCTCAGACTTTACTACAATTTCCCTCTCATTTTCCAGACATGTAAAAAAGGACATTTTTAAAGGGAATTATAAATGCCTGATCCATAAGAAAAACCTTGGATGAAAAGAGACCATGAACTAGCTGATAAATCTAATCACTACTTGGATCcaaccaggggcggatccaacgtgggtgcagggggactcgagtccccctacACCCACAAGACCCATGAATACCCTCGGAGCACCCCCTTTaattttttcaccatgaatgataaactaaaAGTCCCTAaatggctggaggttgaagaaatTGTGTAATTGAGCCCCTCTAATTTTTtgttcctggatccgcccctgatcCAACCAACTCCCCATCACAACAACTTTTTGTCAACCTATAGCTTCTAGCTAGCATGTGAAATTTCCCTAAGATTCTCTCATTCTTTGGTCGGCGCATGCATGCTTGCCTTTCTCCTCTTATATGTACATAGCCACAAACAAAAACCCATTCAGATAGaccagaaaaaaataatgacCCAATCAAGCCAAGAAATTGGTAGCCATGCACATATAATATCAGCAATGACAGAAAACGGTGACAAGAGATTGATTTCGGCGCCCAACTTTCTTTTCCTTTGTGGATGGCGTTCAACCACCGGCTAGGCATGACAACACTAGCACAACACTAACTAGTTGCCACACTGATTAATTGTGGCTAAGCTTGGGCTCCTAGTTAATTATTGAGAGTGAACTAACTTAATTATGCCATCtcaagaaaaaaatgataaaaaaattaggCCAACAATTAATTTGTGGAATGCTAAGCTAGTCTGCTAGTGCATCTTGGCCACAAGATGATCCGAAGTGATATATATACGCTGGACCTCTGGTGGTGGGTCCCGTGAGCAGGATAGGGgagatgacgtcagcatgaGGATCAAGCCGGTGTTGGACGGCCATCCAATGATCCAACCCGGCCTACAGGTAATCATTGAGATGCTCTATCATCCGTAGTTCCAAAATCATCATATCACCGTCTTAAGCTGCCATAGAAAAGTATTAGCTTATAAGCCACTGTTAAATTTTAAATcttattttaagtttttttatctTTTAGTATTGGATTTTAAATTATTAACGTGTATAAagatttaggaaaaaaaatccgaattaTCCCCTAAACTATAAGGACGGTACGAATTACCCCTAAAAAACAGACATCCTTCACCTGTAACTTTTtataccggacaaattaccccttATCTCGCTCTTGAgcggttttggtcctacgtAATTTACACGTAGCAATCCAATcagtataaaaaaatttaaagagCGGTGGGCCCAAAAAGCAgaactgatatgtgggtcccttcGTTTTTttatgctgactggactgccacgagTGCAtcacgtaggaccaaaaccatccAGAGTGAGGCAGAGGAGTAATTCGTCTAGTATGAATAGTCAAGGGTGAAGGGTGCCTTCTTTTGTGGTTTAGAGGAGTAATTCGTACAATCGCTACAGGTTAGGGGTGTAATTCAgacttttttgaaaaatttaacccacaaaatattttttgttgctCATAAACCATATGGCTTACAACTAGTAAATGGCAAACCGATAGGAGTCTAAAGAAATAATTACTATACATGTGGGAGTATTTAGTGAAGTGTGCGAGCGATCTCTAAACAAGTATGCCATCTagattagggatgaaaacggtacggaaacggacggaaaccatctttatcgttttcgttttcatatttttttttcggaatcggaaacggaatcggaaaccccggatacgaaaacggaatcgaatataaTCGAAACCGAAAACGAAACGAAAATGAATCGGCGCggatacggtaacgaaaatttatcggaataaaaaaaaaccctcaaacTGAGCTTCAAACTTTGTCAAGTctaattctcaagtctcaacaatcaacaatatatcacaaaaaacacacatatatatatatagactcaTGCAGTCATGCTCATTGCTCAACAATATATACAGAGACTACACATAAATCAATCATTCATAAATCAATCATTCAACATTCACTCACTGCTGGCTGTTGCGATGCGAGGTGTCGTCGGCGTCGATGGCGGTGAGGAAGAGTTGCCACTTGCCACTGCCAGTGCCCACTGCCCACTTGCCCAGTGGACTAGTGGAGCATGAGGCTTCAGCGGCTACGAGAGGCGGCTGGGGCGCGGGGCCATGGGGGGCGTGGACGGTGGGGGCGCGGCCGCGCAGGGCCGCGGGGGGCGAGGACGgccggggcgcggcggcgcgagaccGCAGGGGCGCGGCCGCGCAGGGCCGCGAGGGGCGAGGGGGCGAGGACGGCCGCGAGATCTGTATGCCGCTCCTCCGCCCGGCTCGCTCTGACTCTCtgtctctcactcttctctatTCTCTAATCTCTATTCTGAATTAGGTTAGGACTTAGGGTAGATGCTGAGTTGGGTTGGGCTGGGGAGGTATTATGGACTTGTAGTTGTACTTGTATGGGCCTTCTGTAACTTCGGAAATTCCGAGAAAGTTTTCGGAAAATTTCcaaccgattccgagttccgacggaaactgctattatcatattcgattccgtttccggcaaaatatttccgaattcgtttccgttttcgaaaaattccgaaaaaattccgaccgactgattccgttttcgaaaacTGGCCCGGAATCCGGAAAAATTACGTactgttttcatccctaatcTAGATGCCTTAACCTtcaaaatgtatttttataCCAAAACTTGTTGTGAGTGTCATATAGATTTAAATGGGTTTTCACTTGCTCTGTGCGCTAACATGACATGGTATGGTGACGCTTAGGTGTCAGCAGGATCAACATGCCAATcatagagaaaaagaagagattggagaaaagagaaaatatgttttttttattttttttctatgtgactAACATATTGGTGCCACCAACACATAGGCATCACTGTGGTACAGAGTGGGTTAGAGCCCGTTTAAATATGTATGGCACCCAAATAAGACCAGGGACCCAAAATTGTATTTTTGAGAATTGAAGAACCTAGATAACATATCTATATAAGTTTGAGGACCATCATTCTGTCAGTAcactttattttaaaaaaaaacatatacatctTCAATATTTCTAGCAGCTTAAATAAAGTAATAATTAATTGGAACACTCCCAAAAAATTAGTGTAGCCCTGATTTTTAGTTATACTCTTGactatattatttatttaagaAATATAGTTTATTCAATCAGTGATATTCCTACGAAATGTTGGATAATAACATATGCAGGTCATAAAACATGGTAATGATCAACAGATATGGTGGTCCTATTGATGTTTAAGAACAAACCATAGAGGAAGTCAAAATCTTCAACGATTTACTAGTTTTCTTTATAATCTGATGTCAAGGATATCCGCGATTGTATCAATATCAGGACCTAATCTTCAAAATTAGTTCAATAAATATCGTCGAAACAACTATATCGTTATATTCAAACAACACGCGTTAATGCCAGGGAAGCTCCAGAGAATGCCAGGGAATTGGGTATATTATATAACCAATTCAAATTTCGATTAAAATCAATGAAACATAAACCCTAGAACAAATCCCAGTACCACTGAAACCCCTATAAATATACATCCCAACACAACCAGCAAACCACAACACTTGCAAACCTCTCTCAAGCAGCTTAGCTCCTGCCTCCTCCTTCTGTGATCACTTCTTGCAAACCAATCGAGTCCTCAACGAGGTCAATGGGCAAAGAGGTGGACGTGTCCACTctcgaggccggcggcgcccggGACTACATcgacccgccgccggcgccgctcgtcgacgtcgacgagctGGGCAAGTGGTCGCTGTACCGCGCGCTGATCGCCGAGTTCGTCGCCACGCTGCTCTTCCTCTACGTCACGGTGGCCACGGTGATCGGGTACAAGCACCAGACGGACGCCGCCGTGaacggcgccgacgcggcgtGCGGCGGTGTGGGCGTCCTCGGCATCGCGTGGGCGTTCGGCGGCATGATCTTCATCCTCGTCTACTgcaccgccggcgtctccggcggGCACATCAACCCGGCGGTGACACTCGGCCTCTTCCTGGCGCGGAAGGTGTCCCTGGTGCGCGCCCTCCTGTACATGGCGGCGCAGTGCCTCGGCGCCATCTGCGGCGTCGCGCTCGTCAAGGGGTTCCAGAGCTCGCTCTACGACaggtacggcggcggcgccaacgagctcgccgccggctacTCCACCGgcaccggcctcgccgccgagaTCATCGGCACCTTCGTGCTCGTGTACACCGTCTTCTCCGCCACCGATCCCAAGCGCAACGCCCGCGACTCACATGTTCCCGTAAGTGCATAAACTTTCCATCGATTTGTGTTTGCACCCTGCAGCAATTTGCACATTGCAAGAACTCGAGCTCATTGCTTCTATTTAATTTCGATAAATCAAAGGTGTTGGCTCCGCTGCCAATCGGGTTCGCGGTGTTCATGGTGCACCTGGCGACGATCCCGATCACCGGCACCGGCATCAACCCGGCCAGGAgcctcggcgtcgccgtggtctacaacaacaacaaggCCTGGAGTGATCAGGTACATACTACCTTACTGCCAAATTGTGCAAGAATTGCTTTGTTTGTTTCTCATTCCTGGCTGGTTAATTGGCCATGAACTGACATTGCATTGGTGTTCATCTGTGTGACGCAGTGGATCTTCTGGGTTGGGCCGTTCATCGGCGCGGCGATCGCGGCGCTGTACCACCAGGTCATCCTCCGTGCCAGTGCAAGGGGCTACGGCTCCTTCCGGAGCAACGCGTAGTTGAGCTCGTCTGGTGATATCCGTGGTCAAGTCGGCATTGTTTGGGCTCTTTCTCCTTCAGAGTTTAAGGTGAATGGAGAGAACAGAGCACCTGTTCGTCAGTAGTAGAAGCAGCTTCAGTTTAAGTGAGAAGCCCTGCAGTGTGGTGTATGTTTCAGTGTTTGCAATGCAAGTGTAAACTCTGTCCCTCTGTTGTCTTCATGTTTCTAAGAATCTAAGTGAACCAAAAGTCAATAAATTGAGGTGGTAGAGTTGAAGTGATCAAGGGTGCCTACAAATTAAGGGCGAAATTGTCCATGTGACAGGCTCTTAGCAAGTGACATGCTCCTAAAGAACTTTAAGAAGAAAAATATGTTGTTATAtacttcctcctttttttttctaagtcaaaatttttaagtttaatcaaatttatagaaatacaCAACAACATTTTTCAACACTAAAAAACATATGATCAAAATgttattcaatgttagatttagtGAAACAAATTTGATGTGGTAGATattactaattttttctatagaattgGTCAAACGTAAAAAAATTGACTAGAATAAAATTAAAGCgtgttataatatgaaacggttGGTATACTTTGAAAAATGAATATTCGACCATACTTTTACTATTGAGTGAATTGACAGTTTGGACCACCTTTTATTACTAAAGTTTTACTTACTACCCTTAACTAATATTCTCACATTGGAATAAGGTAAGATTATCTGTGTTACACATTGGACTGCCCAAACTCTCTTATCTAGCTTCATCTATACTCTCCTCCGGTATGTATCGAGGACATATctctattttttcttaatttatttttctaacGAATTAACAATACTTACCAAATACCGTATCGCTGGCATATCCCGCTCACTACTATAAAACATCACATAGAGATTAGTCTTATAGGTGCTGGCTTATTTAAAACCGGCTATGAAGCTTTTTCTACATTTTTTTCAATGTAAAATTGAGAACCGGTACCTATAACCACTCATCGGTACCGGTTTATTTCAAAAACCGGCACCAATAGTCCTCTAAagttataggtgccggttcttatAACAAACTGATATACATGGACATGGTATAGGTGCTAGTTCTTATAATAAACCGACACCAATAAGTGCGGTATCATAGGTACCTTTTTATTATGAACCAGCTCATACGGGCATCGTTCATGTGTCAGTTTTCAATAAAAACCGGCACTTATGAGCCCATAGGTAGCGGTTTACCATTAAAACCGGTGCCTATGATGATACAATATACGTGTGTTTTTtatctaactttttcatttgaagtcGGACAAAGATAAACTTTGTATCAAATTTGTAGAACTCGACGAGATTTATAATTTTCTAGTTGATGACTTTTCGATTTAAGGTTGTTTGGATATCAAAAATGTGTTACAAGGTCTTGGATCTATTTGCTCAAGTGGatatttaaattttctaaacaaTATCTAAAGGAGacaaaatctatataaaagttgtagagaTAGATGATATCTACATTTATGTAGTTGACAAACTTTTTATTTGAGCTCATCTAAGGTGTTAATTATGAATTATAAGTTTGGATGACAATAGTCTCAAAAGAATAACATTTGTTTTCAAGACAAGTGCGTGTGTGTAAGATGGTGAGGAAGCTTTGGTTGAAGAgagagattttgagtttgaaTCTTACatgacacacatatatatgaatactaGGTGATACCCCGCGCTCTGTTGCGGGATTCACGGATgagtatatattaaatattgtcGAAATGATGAAAGTTGAAATGTTAAGAAAATAATGTGAGGAAGATGATTTGACACATACTTGTTGAACTCTATAATAGAATATTGTAGATGATATGTCATGCTTGCTTGGGATTTAAAATAGACTagaataataattgctagtgagtgaagatgtggcatgcttgcatgggattttaaatgggctagaatagtaattgctagtgggtgatgatgtggcatgcttaCATGTTGAGCTTTAACTTTAGTGGGTAACAACTATACAGAAAGTATAGATTTGTTGAAACATCCATGTGACTGGTTGGAAGAAGAGTGATCGTATAGGTGCCTAATggaaataccaaatatttttttcaatttttttagcacctgcaaattttaaaaaataagtgcacccctaaaggtgccggttctaatttagaaccgacacctatagtgtCACATAGACCCAAAGTCATTGGTATTGAATAATTGGTGCCAGCACCGGCTACCCCTTTGGAACCGGTACCTATGAGCTTTTATACAGTAGTGGCTTATCACTGTATCGGATACATATATCCGATACCAGAACAGCTGAAAACTATTGTATCGGTGCATCAAAAAATGTAGAAAGTGTGGAACCTAATCACCCATAACTCCGTGTCAAGGGGTCCAAACTTAGGATATTTTTAGGCTATTTataaaactaggaaggtagcccgcgcgaatgcgcgggcataCGTCATACGCTAAGTTTGAGACATTTATAAGAGCAAAATATTAACCGTGAATATCTACCACGATTTCTCCATAAATTGTTTTCGTCTACATtaatttcttttataattttctaacatattagttttatattatatcatattaaagtaatatctataagcaattatttataatcttcttcatcacttgaaaaaggtagacttattttctttagaatACATGTCAACGAAAAGTAAGTGTAAAGTAAAACTgaggtatttttctttttttattgcatatatattatcatggttTATTCGAGGATTAATTGGGTGGGACATGATGCTCCACTAAATATATGGGTTTATATAGCTTAATATGATTGATGTAATTTGAGAGTTGGTCCATGTATGAACATTTCATATAGAGTGGGTCAGAAGTTCCACGCAAGCTAACGTGAAAGCGAAATATAATTGCACAATACATCATGTATACACATCTGGTTTTTCTTATATAGGATAGATCTAACTATTAGAAATAATGATTCCACCGGTTTAAAAGGCATATAAGTATTCCAAAAATAtagcttaaaaattatggtCGGTTTAATATCCAACATTATTGCGAAGTGAACGTAGCTCAACCGGTTAGGTTCGTTGTAATGGAATTTGCCCACTCGGGTTAATGTCCCAGACTTAACAAATTCTTTCAGTAGTAGGTGACGTACACATCGACAGCGAGACGTACgtagtgacttcgtcaatcttaaTATATATCACCCTAGTCTCTCGGAAGTACTCATAGGGgtatatgcatgtgtgtgttcATAGATGTGAGTGTATGCGCGTTGTGAGCGCCCGTGTTTGTACTttgtactaaaaaaatattaaagattATTTATTGTTTCTCTTTTAGTTTAATAGATAAAACAATAGGGAGGGGATGACAGAGTTGTGTAGATGTgagagtgaggaggaggtggagattttatttttctaatttttctaaatgatttaagtgaaagCCGATGATGGGGTTTGTACATGCCCAggataatttttttctcaatctgGTGGATAGTAGTACATATGGcatatttgagattttttttttcacttttttgggTGAACAGTACATATGTACGTGTAACTCGTAGCAATTAGGTGGGACCGTGGTAGGGCTAATCCTTCTTTTTTTCAATcgtaattactttttttttcttttttttaagtgaGTAGCAAAGTACGGaagtacgtatatatacgtacaacTATTcacgtgattttttttattcgagCAGGTTAGATGtattttaaataaatctaatctaataatttaaaaatagtgggtccaccaATATAAATGATTGCATGTTTTTTCTCACAATTCGTAaggttttctctaatttattagagcaccacgtggTGGATAGAACCGTTCGTAGGAGCGCCACATGGCTATTTAGAAGcatttataggaagtttaatagattTTTAGTCTCTAAAGTTACCTATTGTATGTCGACCTGATGTATCATGATGTATTTAAGACCACAACATTACTTTTATACACCGATACTTTATATAATTTAACGAATACAATGGATCATAAATTGGgcatataattaaaaataatttaaaagataatGTGTAGAGACCGttgatttgatatttgatatttatattatagatatAGTTTACATGCCTATACTTCCATATATTatgtaatattatattttatattatacaaAGTCCTACATTAGATCGTCGTTTTTTTCCAAGGGTACTAACGAcacattttttttggctttattattttttatcgtacgtatatgtttatttcttttccttccgcCTAACAGCAGGAagctttatttgtttttttattcaatTATACTTGCGTACGGACACCAGTTGCatattttttaaggaaaaactatcacctttttaataatagatttaatctaatggtctaaattaacgggtccaccaatttaagtgaaaatcaacggtgatattagatagtgccacgtggcggtctaggagtgtttgtaggagcgCTATGTGACggtttaggagtgtttgtaagaagcttaatggacttttagtatataatagataagatTTTAAAACTGGTCATAATGTGAAAAATCAAGTGTTGTGGTATATAGTACGAAATTGAAGGGTTCGATTCAGAAACACGAAACGACCCTAACAGGAGAGAAGAGCCAACCGACCAAAGAATAAAAAGCACACACGAATCCGAGTCACGCATCACGTTCACTAGCTGCAACAGGGATGGATGCAACTGCTTAGCTCCCTTACAAATGCATATACTAACATGCATCCTTTAGGGAAAAACTCGCTAATTAATGAAGCTATCTACAGCTTTCCCTTTCTCAGTaacatgatactccctccgtattttaatgtatgacgccgttgattttttgacaaacgtttgacctttcatcttatttaaaaaatttatgtaattataatttgttttattgtgacttgatttatcatcaaatgttatttaagcatgacataagtatttttatatttgcataaaatttttgaataagacgagtggtcaaacgttggttaaaaagtcaacggcatcgtacattaaaatatgaaggGAGTATTAACTAACCAAAGTGATCGATCAAGAAAAACTGCAGCGTAGGCATACAACGAGGACTGATCCAGCAGGCAAACATCCAGCATCCCGGCCGGACCAGGACAAGAACCGGTGAGATCGAAATGGAAAGTAACCATGGGCTACTGATCACTTGCTGCATCCAACCAAACTCTCACATTACCAACTTTCTGACCAAGCTTAATTTCCATGTGAATTTGCATTAGATTCTCCTCTAATGGTCGGCGTATGCATGCATAACACACGACAGAGTGACAGAGCACGTACTTGTACACTTGGTCATCTTAAGCTCAACCCAGCATTCCTGGCTATGAGTATTAGTGTGCAAGCATATAAAGCAAACTGGAATTGGGAAGTATCAGTGGAGTGTATGACTCCATCCATCATTATTTAAATTCAATTATCATTAAATATGACTATATATTACATTCTTAGTTGGCATGTAGAGGCCAGAACTATAAATCCTTTATCGAAGAAACTAGTAATAATGCACGCGTGAGGAAAAGATATAATGGTACGATGCTGGACTAAGCCGTCATATAGAATATAATTTAATTtgattcaaatattttagtGACCAAATATGTTCaacattttgtttttaaaatatcaaacactcatattcaaaagaaaaaaaaacatggttgTATAATTTTGTAATATATTAACAAGATGCCCGCACAGTTATCTATATAAATACCTTTGTGGTTTTTGTAAATATATACAACCAGTGAAGGATCAGCAATACCAAACATTTTTCGATGAAGATcatataatttaatttttaacaaataataAAGTAAAATCACCAGTACATCTTAACATAATAAAATCTATGAAACATAATTAATATGCCCGCGCATGTGCATGCGAAAGTGAGCATGAGGCTAGCGGCAGCAACATATGATGCAAGTGATGGCAACACTATGGGGCGAGCTCAGGAATGTGGCTGTTGACAAGCTTAGGGGAAGTGCCGGCTAAAATAACTATTAGATACCCCACGCATTACAACGGAAAATTTAATATACTTCAAAGAAATCTCGAAGAAAACAATATAATAAGTAAATTGTTTACACATAATATCTAAATAGATAACATTTTTTCTATATTAGTTGATGTGAAATTGCAATTCTATATGATACTTGGATGGTTATGTATCAAACATAAGAAGGATCCAGTGACTATTAGTTTTCTAAGTGTCATAGTTCAATGTGCAATAACTATATTTAGTGAGTTTTAATACATATGATAAATGGATGGTTAAGATCAAAGCAtgagaatatttttttaagatgatATTGCTCAATACATGACAAGCTTTTGGTATAGGATGTACAGATTGGCCGGCCGGTGACGTGAAAACAGAATGCTCGCTTCTTTTCAAATTGTTTCATCCTTGTGGATGGAATTGAACCTCCGGTGACCAGAATGACAGCACTAGCAACGTGCCAGAGGACTGATGATGACCGATCCAACTGTGTTGTGATCAAGCTTTTCTTTGTCCTTGTTAATTCTTGAAAGTGAGCTAACTTAATTAATTCTATCAGTTAGGTGATGAGTGTCAGTGCATCTTAGCCACAAGACATGAACCAAAAAGTGTGCTAGATGGAGAGATGGTGTCAGCTCCGGGAATGAGGCTATATATGATGGACGGTTTTGTTACAACCAGAGGTGCCACTTAGCAAAGGAACACTAACAAACGCTAATAAGGGTGGCAGAATGAACCTACATCAACTATAAATTAGAAGACAGACCATACAACACACAGGATTTGTTGATGAAATTCAACGATTTCTATTGAAACTGTCCTATatttaagttttaaaagttCGATGAAATCTTACACAAGAGAAACGTCTAgaggtcttccggctagctccacaaggtggtgggctaaaCGACCTAGAGTTTCAGAACCTCAccacttctattttttttttgcggggactcaccacttctaattatttgatattaagtcattccctaatattcgtgttttttatatcttatacaaaACTTTAAAACTTTATGACCACAAGAAGTTTTAGAAACGCTAGAGGACATGTAAAGTCCTGACTCAAGTACTAGTACACCTCACGTATTTTATAACCGGCGCTGCTATACATACGACTAATTTGTTACGATAGTTGTACGATGAATTGTTTCTCTTCTAGGCTCATAAAGCTTATTAACGTTGCAAGTTCTGGTCCCACACTGGACCTCTTCTAGCGCTGACCCTATATCCAAAAACCCAAGCTCATCACATCATCGTCCTGACATCTTACAATTAAGCCTCCTGGCACAGCTAACCAGAGTAATTTATTTTTCCTAATAAATCTTATATACTCGTACTGTCGCTTAACACTTATCATGTGACCCAGCTTAAGTTAAGTAAATTATTTTACCGTGAACCTAGTTTAAGTAAACTAGATAggtaccccgcgcgttgctacGGGAGAATTGTGTGATAAAATAGTTAGATATGAGttgtagaaaaaatatcttatttactatatgattttgttttatGTGCTTGTATATTTTGTACCTCGATCAATTATTCAAAAGTTATAAATGGTTGAGTTATATGTTGTGGCTTTTAGGAAGAAGAGATGCAATTTGCAcccttgatgaatcatccaagggctaaaaacaattgaggtgaCGTGGCTTcacgagagaagagagaattagcaTTAACTACATTTAGTGGGGATGAgctttatagatatataggattaCCCATGCAAATATGTTCCTTGCATCTCGGACCCTGGTAGCATCACCCCTAGTTGTAAGTATTCTAAATTTCCAATGGCACAAATCAGGATAAGATGCAGCA
The window above is part of the Oryza sativa Japonica Group chromosome 7, ASM3414082v1 genome. Proteins encoded here:
- the LOC4343119 gene encoding aquaporin PIP2-4 — translated: MGKEVDVSTLEAGGARDYIDPPPAPLVDVDELGKWSLYRALIAEFVATLLFLYVTVATVIGYKHQTDAAVNGADAACGGVGVLGIAWAFGGMIFILVYCTAGVSGGHINPAVTLGLFLARKVSLVRALLYMAAQCLGAICGVALVKGFQSSLYDRYGGGANELAAGYSTGTGLAAEIIGTFVLVYTVFSATDPKRNARDSHVPVLAPLPIGFAVFMVHLATIPITGTGINPARSLGVAVVYNNNKAWSDQWIFWVGPFIGAAIAALYHQVILRASARGYGSFRSNA